One genomic region from Muriicola soli encodes:
- a CDS encoding DUF2141 domain-containing protein, giving the protein MNHLLLVLVFVFTLFSQLCFSQEDAGADIVVTIENVLTDGGQVYAALHTAETFMQSQGIDFVVAEGKKGALIMSFEGVEPGTYAIMVMHDLNGNNQMDFDSNGMPVESYGMSGKDMHMGPPTFEAAKFEVTGQDQELRIRF; this is encoded by the coding sequence ATGAACCATCTATTATTAGTCTTAGTTTTCGTATTTACACTTTTTTCTCAGCTCTGCTTTTCCCAGGAGGATGCTGGTGCTGATATTGTAGTCACCATTGAAAATGTCCTGACAGACGGAGGACAAGTCTACGCCGCCCTGCACACTGCTGAAACATTTATGCAGAGTCAAGGCATTGACTTTGTTGTAGCTGAAGGTAAGAAAGGTGCTCTTATCATGAGCTTCGAAGGAGTGGAACCAGGGACCTATGCCATTATGGTCATGCACGATCTGAATGGCAACAACCAAATGGATTTTGACAGTAATGGAATGCCCGTTGAGAGTTACGGCATGTCTGGCAAGGATATGCACATGGGGCCACCAACCTTTGAGGCTGCAAAATTTGAGGTTACTGGCCAAGATCAGGAATTAAGGATAAGATTTTAA
- a CDS encoding Dps family protein, with the protein MKLNSIGLDAKQSRELGKELNILLANFQRYYMNLRGIHWNIKGKRFFDLHVKFEELYDDANLKVDMVAERILTLGEVPLHTFEDYIETSKVPLGKNVTVDEKAIRLIVDSLKELLKIERRILDASDEANDEGTNSMMSDFITEQEKTVWMMKAWLAEEI; encoded by the coding sequence ATGAAATTAAACAGTATAGGACTGGATGCAAAACAGTCGCGCGAACTAGGAAAGGAACTCAATATTTTATTGGCTAATTTCCAAAGATATTACATGAACCTTAGAGGCATTCACTGGAATATCAAGGGAAAGAGGTTCTTCGATCTTCATGTAAAGTTTGAAGAACTTTACGATGATGCCAACTTAAAAGTAGACATGGTGGCTGAAAGGATCCTTACGCTGGGAGAAGTTCCACTACATACCTTTGAAGACTATATAGAGACTTCTAAAGTGCCTTTGGGGAAAAACGTTACGGTTGATGAAAAGGCAATTCGTCTGATCGTAGATTCTCTGAAAGAGCTTCTTAAGATTGAACGACGTATACTTGACGCTTCTGATGAAGCTAATGATGAAGGGACCAACTCTATGATGAGTGATTTTATCACAGAGCAAGAAAAGACGGTCTGGATGATGAAAGCCTGGCTGGCAGAGGAAATATAA
- a CDS encoding LysR substrate-binding domain-containing protein produces the protein MTITQLQYVLAVAEYQNFTLAAEKSFVTQPTLSMQVQKLEDELDVRIFDRSKKPISITEAGKKIVAQAKNIVNEAKRIKDIVDQEKGFIGGEYTLGIIPTVMPTLLPMFLKTFINKYPKVNLIIREQNTESLIRNLQDGHLDAGIAATPLDIEFITERPLYYEPFVGYVPESHRLRKEEKLNPELLDIRDILLLEDGHCFREGVVNLCKASKNFEDHFQLQSGSFETLVNLANEGLGMTLLPYLNAIDLDEKKKSNLKYFQDPSPAREISLIYHKKELKLHITNALREVIASVIRGAIKFQDVKIISPLSQN, from the coding sequence ATGACGATTACGCAATTACAGTATGTTTTGGCTGTGGCCGAATATCAAAATTTTACCTTGGCAGCTGAGAAGAGTTTTGTTACCCAGCCTACCTTAAGTATGCAGGTTCAGAAGCTGGAGGACGAATTGGATGTCAGAATTTTTGACCGTAGTAAAAAACCTATTTCCATTACTGAGGCAGGTAAGAAAATCGTGGCACAGGCCAAGAATATTGTGAATGAGGCAAAACGAATTAAGGACATTGTAGATCAGGAAAAGGGGTTTATCGGAGGTGAATACACCCTGGGTATTATCCCTACAGTAATGCCCACCCTTTTACCCATGTTTTTGAAAACATTCATCAACAAGTACCCAAAGGTGAACCTAATCATTCGGGAACAAAATACAGAAAGCCTTATACGAAATTTACAGGATGGTCATCTGGATGCGGGAATTGCGGCAACACCCTTGGATATCGAATTTATCACCGAGCGCCCATTGTATTACGAACCTTTTGTGGGGTATGTACCCGAGAGTCACCGATTGCGCAAAGAGGAAAAGCTAAATCCGGAATTACTGGATATACGCGATATTTTGCTTTTGGAGGACGGTCATTGTTTTCGGGAAGGGGTGGTAAATTTGTGCAAAGCATCAAAAAATTTCGAGGATCACTTTCAATTACAGAGCGGGAGTTTTGAAACCCTGGTGAATCTGGCCAACGAAGGATTGGGAATGACGCTGCTGCCTTATCTAAATGCAATTGATCTAGATGAAAAAAAGAAATCAAATCTGAAATATTTTCAGGATCCGTCACCGGCTCGTGAAATTAGTCTGATTTACCATAAGAAAGAATTAAAACTTCACATCACTAATGCGCTGAGAGAGGTGATTGCCTCAGTGATTAGAGGGGCAATAAAATTTCAGGATGTAAAGATCATCAGTCCGCTTTCGCAGAATTGA
- a CDS encoding D-alanyl-D-alanine carboxypeptidase — protein MKVSKTHFKAIHILLIACMLTACSSLKNRKIEKNLTERLNLNGFDNHFTGFMVYAPESQDTLMALNAHKFFTPASNTKIFTLYTALKILGDSIPSLRYYALKDTVYFQGTGYPGSLHPAFNDSSIVQFLQSFQNLVYVPANFPEGRFGPGWAWEDFDSAFSPERSSLPLYGNVLTYIRHSEPEVVPEYFTDSISTVALPGRRLEHKNTFYFNPGGRDSLTVPFKTGIKLTADLLEIAIKKPITIKEQFPEGKKTLLYGNTPADSLYKQLMEESDNFIAEQLLLTSSAALTDTLSSRLARDFVLDTYLSELEDHPRWVDGSGLSRYNLFTPASMIHVLEKLYKEFGTDRILTIFPAGGKEGTLEDWYGTTGGPYVFAKSGTLGNTYCLSGYMITSSGRFLLFSFMNNHFMESSSQLKPRIEVILEAMRDSY, from the coding sequence ATGAAAGTCTCTAAAACTCACTTTAAGGCAATTCATATCTTATTGATAGCCTGTATGTTAACAGCTTGCTCTTCCCTGAAAAATAGAAAAATTGAAAAAAATCTGACGGAAAGGTTAAATCTCAATGGCTTCGATAATCATTTTACCGGCTTTATGGTATACGCTCCTGAATCGCAGGACACCCTTATGGCATTAAACGCCCACAAGTTCTTTACACCGGCAAGCAACACTAAAATATTTACCCTCTACACAGCATTAAAAATCCTTGGAGACTCTATTCCTTCGCTGCGATATTATGCCCTGAAAGACACGGTATATTTTCAGGGAACGGGGTATCCGGGGAGTTTACATCCCGCATTTAACGACAGCAGCATTGTACAATTCCTTCAATCCTTCCAAAACTTAGTGTATGTTCCTGCGAATTTTCCCGAAGGAAGATTCGGTCCCGGCTGGGCCTGGGAAGATTTTGACAGCGCATTTTCCCCTGAACGATCTTCACTTCCGCTGTATGGCAATGTTCTTACTTACATCCGACACAGTGAACCTGAAGTTGTCCCCGAATATTTCACAGACAGCATCAGTACTGTTGCTTTGCCCGGCAGAAGATTGGAGCATAAGAACACCTTCTACTTTAACCCTGGCGGCCGGGACAGTCTTACAGTGCCTTTTAAAACCGGTATTAAACTCACGGCTGATCTTCTGGAGATCGCAATTAAAAAACCCATCACCATAAAAGAACAATTTCCGGAGGGAAAGAAAACGCTGTTGTATGGAAATACACCTGCAGATAGTCTGTATAAGCAACTCATGGAAGAAAGCGATAATTTTATAGCGGAACAATTACTGTTGACATCTTCGGCGGCACTAACAGATACGCTATCTTCCAGGCTAGCCAGAGATTTTGTTTTAGATACTTATCTGTCAGAACTTGAAGATCATCCCAGGTGGGTTGATGGCTCAGGGCTTTCGAGATATAATTTATTTACTCCAGCCTCCATGATACATGTACTGGAGAAACTCTATAAGGAGTTCGGGACGGATCGCATTTTGACTATTTTTCCGGCAGGAGGCAAAGAGGGAACCCTCGAAGATTGGTATGGAACTACAGGGGGCCCATATGTTTTTGCCAAAAGCGGGACTTTGGGAAATACGTATTGTCTCAGCGGATATATGATCACCTCTTCAGGTAGATTTCTCCTATTTAGCTTTATGAACAACCATTTTATGGAAAGTAGCTCTCAACTAAAACCAAGGATAGAGGTCATACTTGAAGCTATGCGGGATTCTTATTGA
- a CDS encoding NUDIX domain-containing protein, with the protein MKKGKIKNVKKEILSDQWYTLYRYTYDYQKEDGSWETQRREAYDRGNGAAILLYQADEKKVILTRQFRMPTYINANPTGMMVEVCAGMLDQQDPEKCIIREVEEETGYRVQQVKKVFEAYMSPGAVTEVLHFFIAPYDSSMKVNKGGGVAHETENIEVLEVDFAIALEMINSGVIKDAKTIMLLQYAELHDLL; encoded by the coding sequence TTGAAAAAAGGTAAAATCAAAAATGTAAAAAAGGAAATCCTTTCGGATCAATGGTATACTTTATACCGGTATACCTATGACTACCAAAAAGAAGATGGAAGCTGGGAAACGCAAAGGCGGGAGGCCTATGACAGGGGTAATGGGGCAGCTATTTTACTCTATCAGGCTGATGAGAAGAAGGTGATACTTACCCGACAATTCCGTATGCCCACCTACATTAATGCCAACCCAACCGGAATGATGGTCGAGGTTTGTGCCGGGATGCTCGATCAACAAGATCCGGAAAAATGTATAATAAGAGAAGTAGAAGAAGAGACCGGATATAGGGTTCAACAAGTCAAGAAGGTATTTGAAGCCTATATGTCGCCCGGAGCTGTAACTGAAGTACTACACTTTTTTATTGCACCTTATGATTCTTCCATGAAGGTAAATAAAGGCGGAGGTGTAGCCCATGAGACCGAAAATATCGAAGTATTGGAAGTTGATTTTGCAATAGCCCTGGAAATGATAAATTCTGGTGTGATCAAAGACGCCAAGACCATAATGCTCCTGCAATATGCCGAGCTCCATGATTTGTTATAA
- a CDS encoding DUF2461 domain-containing protein: MDFKALLEFLRELDQNNSKEWMDKHRKTYHRHRDSFIHWLNQLNIRLGQVDPDYYPTSGKTAINRINNNLMFHPNKPVYKDHFGAGLDKAPNSGDFYIQIGIRQSLLAGGLWRPEPKRLRSVREAIDYNGEAFMEILDKPSFKKLFGSLYEDEKLLTAPKGYSKDHPYIDLLRNKTFAVEHQLTEDIITDPDFDEYIVVVYQEMIPFRRYLNKAITV, translated from the coding sequence ATCGATTTTAAGGCATTACTGGAGTTCCTCCGTGAATTGGATCAGAATAACTCTAAAGAATGGATGGACAAGCATCGCAAAACCTACCATCGGCATAGAGATTCCTTTATCCATTGGCTCAACCAACTCAATATCCGCCTGGGACAAGTCGATCCTGATTACTATCCGACATCTGGAAAAACAGCGATCAACAGGATCAATAATAACCTGATGTTTCACCCGAATAAACCTGTGTATAAAGACCACTTTGGGGCAGGATTGGACAAAGCCCCGAACTCCGGTGATTTCTACATACAAATTGGCATAAGACAATCCCTCCTGGCCGGGGGACTTTGGAGGCCGGAGCCTAAAAGACTTAGAAGTGTAAGAGAAGCAATAGATTACAATGGTGAAGCATTTATGGAGATCTTAGACAAGCCTTCGTTTAAAAAGCTTTTCGGGTCACTTTATGAGGATGAAAAACTGCTTACTGCTCCGAAAGGGTATTCAAAAGACCATCCCTACATAGATTTACTAAGAAATAAGACCTTTGCCGTTGAACATCAGTTGACAGAAGACATCATAACTGATCCTGACTTTGATGAATATATTGTTGTAGTGTATCAAGAAATGATTCCCTTCAGACGATATCTCAACAAGGCAATTACGGTTTAA
- a CDS encoding TIGR00266 family protein codes for MNSHEIDYHIFGEEMQYVEIELDPQEAVVAEAGSFMMMDTDLQMDTIFGDGSNQNKGVLGSLLSAGKRILTGEGLFMTSFLNISGNKRRVSFASPYPGKILAIDLSEKQGKFICQKDAFLCAAKGVSVGIEFSKRLGRGLFGGEGFIMQKLEGDGMAFVHAGGTLAKKELGPGEIIKVDTGCIVGFTKDVDYDVEFVGGIKNTLFGGEGLFFATLRGPGTVYVQSLPFSRLAKRVWASAPKGGGKDKGEGSILGGLGDILDGDNRF; via the coding sequence ATGAATTCACACGAAATAGACTACCACATCTTCGGGGAAGAGATGCAGTATGTAGAAATAGAGCTCGATCCCCAGGAAGCAGTAGTAGCTGAAGCAGGAAGTTTTATGATGATGGATACCGACCTGCAGATGGACACCATCTTTGGCGACGGTTCTAATCAGAACAAAGGAGTTCTCGGAAGTTTGCTATCCGCAGGAAAACGAATACTCACGGGAGAAGGGCTCTTTATGACCTCCTTCCTCAATATCTCCGGAAATAAACGGAGGGTGAGTTTTGCATCGCCTTATCCGGGTAAAATCTTAGCTATAGATCTCTCTGAAAAGCAAGGGAAGTTTATTTGTCAGAAAGATGCATTTTTATGCGCAGCCAAAGGTGTTTCGGTTGGAATTGAATTTTCTAAGCGCCTGGGACGCGGACTTTTCGGCGGGGAAGGATTTATCATGCAGAAGTTGGAAGGAGATGGAATGGCTTTTGTCCACGCCGGCGGAACCCTTGCAAAAAAAGAATTAGGTCCGGGTGAAATCATCAAGGTAGATACCGGCTGCATCGTCGGATTTACCAAGGACGTAGACTACGATGTTGAATTTGTTGGTGGAATCAAAAACACCCTCTTTGGCGGGGAAGGCCTGTTTTTTGCGACACTTCGCGGACCCGGTACGGTCTACGTTCAGTCTTTACCCTTCAGCAGGCTGGCTAAAAGAGTTTGGGCTTCTGCTCCCAAGGGCGGAGGAAAGGACAAAGGAGAAGGAAGCATTTTAGGCGGACTGGGAGATATTCTCGACGGGGACAACCGGTTTTAA
- a CDS encoding DUF6141 family protein — protein sequence MVQNQEVLFKEEQRFSQWLIWIIVLLCLSIPTYGIIQQIILKKPFGDNPMPDFALIILFFGMLLLCLLLGLMKLRTLITREHIHIRFIPLANKRITWREIKEANIVKYSPMIGYGLRIWTPYGTVYNVKGTKGLALILKNGKKVMVGTQRFREMEEIAQRMMKKV from the coding sequence ATGGTCCAAAATCAAGAAGTCCTCTTTAAAGAAGAGCAGCGTTTTTCTCAATGGCTTATATGGATAATTGTACTTCTATGCCTTTCTATTCCAACCTACGGGATCATTCAGCAAATTATCCTAAAAAAACCCTTCGGCGATAACCCCATGCCAGATTTCGCTCTGATCATTTTATTCTTCGGGATGCTCCTGCTCTGTTTGTTATTAGGATTGATGAAATTACGAACCCTCATCACGCGGGAACATATCCATATCAGATTTATTCCCCTGGCGAATAAAAGGATTACGTGGAGGGAAATAAAGGAAGCTAATATCGTAAAGTACAGTCCGATGATAGGGTATGGACTGAGAATTTGGACACCATACGGTACCGTTTACAACGTAAAAGGCACAAAAGGCTTAGCGCTCATTCTGAAGAATGGAAAGAAGGTGATGGTAGGAACGCAGCGCTTTCGGGAAATGGAAGAGATAGCACAAAGGATGATGAAAAAAGTGTAA
- a CDS encoding DUF4442 domain-containing protein, translating to MAASASKFNTFLFFKLPAAWWTGVRLRELNKEKAVVTVTHRWINQNPFKSMFWAVQGMAAELSTGAMVMDHIQESGKKVSMLVANNKATFSKKATGKITFSCEDGYKIGQALQKAIETGEGQTCWMTSTGVNEQGIVVSVFDFEWTLKVKS from the coding sequence ATGGCTGCTTCAGCAAGTAAATTCAATACTTTTCTTTTTTTTAAATTACCCGCCGCCTGGTGGACAGGTGTACGTCTGAGGGAGCTCAACAAGGAGAAGGCCGTGGTGACAGTCACTCATAGGTGGATCAATCAGAACCCATTCAAATCGATGTTCTGGGCAGTACAGGGGATGGCGGCTGAACTGAGTACCGGAGCCATGGTTATGGATCACATTCAGGAAAGCGGAAAAAAGGTATCCATGCTGGTCGCCAATAACAAAGCTACATTCAGTAAAAAGGCGACCGGAAAAATTACCTTTAGTTGTGAGGATGGATATAAAATCGGTCAGGCCCTGCAAAAGGCCATAGAAACAGGGGAGGGGCAGACTTGTTGGATGACATCCACCGGAGTGAACGAGCAGGGGATAGTGGTTTCTGTCTTCGATTTTGAATGGACCCTGAAAGTAAAATCATAA
- a CDS encoding DUF4870 domain-containing protein: MTETLSKHERNLSAAIHASTFGRFFIPFGNILLPLILWLANKKDSDFVDYNGKQALNFQISLLLYSVVLGAISIPFFFGLIPDLFDHGILQWGNRDPFNGVNLFVDWDDFPFGRIWPLGIAGLIPFALFIVNVVYTILATLRTNEGQTFKYPITIKFIK, translated from the coding sequence ATGACAGAAACATTGTCAAAACACGAGAGAAACTTGTCAGCTGCCATCCATGCTTCAACCTTTGGGAGGTTTTTTATCCCCTTTGGTAATATCCTGCTGCCGCTGATTCTATGGTTGGCCAACAAAAAGGATTCTGATTTTGTAGACTACAATGGGAAACAAGCATTGAATTTTCAGATCAGTCTGTTGTTGTATTCCGTAGTCCTGGGAGCCATATCCATACCCTTCTTTTTTGGTTTGATTCCCGACCTGTTTGATCACGGAATTCTACAATGGGGTAATAGAGACCCATTTAATGGTGTCAATCTTTTTGTAGACTGGGACGACTTTCCCTTTGGCCGAATCTGGCCTCTGGGTATAGCCGGACTGATTCCTTTTGCGCTATTTATCGTTAATGTGGTCTATACCATTCTCGCAACGCTGCGCACCAATGAAGGCCAGACCTTTAAATATCCCATCACTATTAAATTCATCAAATAA
- a CDS encoding nuclear transport factor 2 family protein: MKSLLYILMAFILQLGMPVALAQLAQNSELHQLLKEKDSLLFHAAFNNCDPETMATLFTEDFEFYHDKGGTSVGRETFLAPMYESCSDKTENWKQPSKRILVKNSLRVFPLRKDGVLYGAIQEGRHRFEFLNEKQEYQKGDIARFTHVWMLQDDQWKIKRELSYDHQPASSYQLEN; the protein is encoded by the coding sequence ATGAAGAGCTTGTTGTACATACTCATGGCTTTTATCCTGCAGCTTGGCATGCCTGTTGCACTGGCACAACTTGCGCAAAATTCTGAATTACACCAGCTACTCAAGGAAAAAGACAGCCTTTTATTTCACGCCGCATTTAACAACTGTGACCCGGAAACCATGGCAACGCTTTTTACAGAAGATTTTGAGTTTTACCACGACAAAGGAGGAACTTCCGTTGGCAGGGAAACTTTTCTAGCCCCCATGTATGAGAGCTGTTCTGATAAAACAGAGAATTGGAAACAACCCTCTAAACGCATACTTGTAAAAAACAGTCTCAGGGTATTTCCCTTGCGAAAAGACGGGGTCTTGTACGGAGCCATTCAGGAAGGCAGGCATCGTTTTGAATTTCTAAACGAAAAACAAGAATATCAGAAGGGTGATATTGCCCGGTTTACACATGTCTGGATGCTTCAAGATGATCAATGGAAGATCAAACGCGAATTGAGTTATGATCACCAACCAGCCTCAAGTTATCAATTGGAAAACTAA
- a CDS encoding PadR family transcriptional regulator, whose product MNIENTKAQMRKGVLEYCILSILQEEDKYTSEILDTLKNAKMLVVEGTIYPLLTRLKNAGLLNYRWEESTSGPPRKYYGLTETGKMFLKELDSTWDELRNAVNLVTNAKKVKK is encoded by the coding sequence ATGAACATAGAAAACACAAAAGCGCAAATGCGAAAGGGAGTGCTGGAATACTGTATCCTGTCTATCCTTCAGGAAGAAGACAAGTATACCTCTGAAATTCTCGACACTCTTAAAAACGCTAAAATGCTGGTGGTAGAAGGTACTATTTACCCCCTGCTTACCAGGCTGAAAAATGCCGGATTACTAAATTACCGATGGGAAGAATCGACCTCCGGGCCACCCCGAAAATACTACGGGTTAACAGAAACCGGTAAAATGTTCCTCAAAGAACTCGATTCAACCTGGGACGAACTAAGAAACGCCGTGAATTTGGTCACCAACGCTAAAAAAGTAAAAAAATGA
- a CDS encoding PspC domain-containing protein, with the protein MNKTVNINLANVLFHIDEEAFNKLKRYLEAIKRSFSGTAGSDEIIADIEARIAELFQERLENERQVITMKEVDAVIQVMGQPEDYRVDEDIFEDAPRTDERRASRTKKLYRDIDNKYIGGVCAGLEHYLGIDSLWIRLIFILLALTTGFGFIAYILLWILVPEAVTTSQKLDMRGEPVNISNIEKKIKEGYDDVAEKVKGVDYEKVGNKVKSSGRTFFDALGNVILFLFKVFAKFIGVLLIIIGASTLIGLFIGLFTVGTLDIIHIPGLDFYDIFNASGTPVWVVSLLSFFAVGIPFFFVLYLGLKILINNLKSIGNVVKFSLLGLWLISIIGLVVMGIREAAAHAYSGSTTVKEELYLPPGQDTLVIRPMSSELFENQENIGFNDMTITYDENGERLLFSDDIRFDITKSSDTLAYLKIRKNADGSSLSDARNRASNILYSYTLEGNTLSLNNFLTTAMENKVRDQEIRVTLTIPEGTLIRFEPGMRRYIGRLTRYDKDIYRGDLVDYLWLMTANGELKCQDCPENMNGRLEWSDDEGRIIIDEDGIDINVKDGGESFKLKIDERGVEIKADDDGL; encoded by the coding sequence ATGAACAAAACAGTCAATATAAATCTTGCAAACGTCCTTTTCCACATCGATGAGGAAGCTTTCAACAAGCTAAAACGATACTTGGAGGCTATCAAGCGGTCCTTTTCAGGTACAGCGGGTAGTGACGAAATCATAGCCGATATTGAAGCTCGGATCGCAGAACTCTTCCAGGAAAGGTTGGAGAACGAAAGACAAGTGATCACCATGAAGGAAGTAGATGCCGTTATTCAGGTCATGGGTCAGCCCGAAGATTACAGGGTTGATGAGGATATCTTTGAAGATGCCCCCAGAACTGATGAGCGAAGAGCTTCGAGAACGAAAAAACTCTATCGCGATATCGATAATAAGTATATCGGTGGTGTTTGTGCCGGACTCGAACACTATTTGGGCATCGATAGCCTTTGGATTAGACTGATCTTTATCCTTCTGGCCCTCACTACCGGATTTGGTTTTATTGCGTATATCCTGCTCTGGATCCTTGTCCCCGAAGCGGTCACCACCTCTCAGAAACTTGACATGAGAGGTGAACCGGTAAACATCAGCAACATCGAAAAAAAAATTAAAGAAGGCTACGACGATGTCGCCGAGAAAGTAAAGGGTGTAGACTATGAGAAGGTAGGCAACAAAGTAAAAAGCAGTGGCCGGACATTTTTTGACGCTCTGGGGAATGTGATCTTATTCCTCTTTAAAGTCTTTGCCAAATTTATTGGCGTCTTGTTGATCATTATCGGGGCATCAACTCTGATAGGACTATTCATTGGGCTTTTCACCGTAGGAACTCTGGATATCATACATATTCCGGGGCTCGACTTCTACGATATCTTTAATGCGTCAGGAACACCGGTTTGGGTAGTTTCCCTCCTCTCATTCTTTGCTGTGGGAATCCCTTTCTTTTTCGTGCTTTACCTTGGACTTAAGATCCTGATCAACAATTTGAAATCTATAGGGAATGTTGTCAAATTCTCTCTCCTGGGTCTTTGGTTGATTTCGATTATCGGCCTGGTGGTTATGGGAATTCGTGAAGCTGCTGCACATGCTTATTCGGGGAGTACTACAGTTAAAGAAGAACTTTACCTGCCTCCCGGACAGGACACCCTCGTCATTAGACCCATGAGTAGCGAATTATTTGAAAATCAGGAAAATATCGGTTTTAACGATATGACTATCACTTATGATGAAAATGGAGAACGTTTATTGTTTTCCGACGACATCCGGTTCGATATCACAAAATCTTCAGATACTCTTGCCTATCTTAAAATTCGAAAAAATGCCGATGGGAGTTCCCTTTCTGACGCCAGGAACAGGGCATCCAACATTCTGTATTCATATACGCTTGAAGGAAATACCCTCTCCCTCAATAATTTTCTGACCACCGCCATGGAAAATAAGGTCCGTGACCAGGAAATCCGGGTAACGCTAACGATCCCCGAGGGCACCCTGATTCGTTTTGAACCCGGAATGCGAAGATATATAGGACGACTAACACGCTATGATAAAGACATTTATCGAGGAGACTTAGTGGATTACCTCTGGCTAATGACCGCCAACGGGGAATTGAAATGTCAGGATTGTCCTGAAAATATGAATGGAAGACTGGAATGGAGTGACGATGAAGGCCGGATAATTATCGATGAGGATGGAATAGATATCAACGTCAAAGACGGTGGAGAATCCTTTAAACTGAAGATCGATGAACGCGGAGTTGAGATCAAGGCAGACGATGATGGTTTATAA
- a CDS encoding head GIN domain-containing protein: MTTLARFAIAVLMALFLSSCAFDMNFGQGKKGNGIVAKETREVYEDFTVVSASEGLDVFVTQAGNFSIEVEADENVIELIGTDIKNGKLKIHTLENIGRATKRIHVTLPEVTGLDASSGADLITQNVIRANKIGLDASSGADIKASVIADEVEADTSSGADIRIEGEAELLRADASSGSGIRAKDFAVRVCYADASSGADIDINVSESLIADVSSGADISYSGNPTVEKNKSYSGRVHKD; encoded by the coding sequence ATGACAACACTAGCTAGATTTGCAATCGCCGTCCTAATGGCCCTTTTCTTATCTTCCTGTGCCTTCGATATGAATTTCGGGCAGGGTAAAAAAGGCAATGGAATTGTCGCCAAGGAAACAAGAGAGGTCTATGAAGATTTTACAGTAGTTTCAGCCTCCGAGGGCCTTGATGTTTTCGTAACCCAAGCCGGTAATTTCTCTATTGAAGTTGAAGCTGATGAAAATGTCATAGAATTAATAGGAACAGACATTAAAAATGGGAAATTGAAAATTCACACCTTAGAAAACATAGGAAGGGCTACCAAAAGGATACATGTAACTCTCCCGGAGGTAACCGGACTAGACGCCTCCAGCGGTGCTGATCTGATTACCCAAAATGTGATACGTGCGAACAAAATAGGTCTGGATGCCAGCAGTGGAGCCGATATAAAGGCCTCAGTAATTGCAGACGAAGTTGAAGCAGACACCAGTAGCGGGGCTGATATCAGGATTGAAGGAGAAGCCGAGCTGTTAAGGGCCGATGCGAGTAGTGGATCAGGAATCAGGGCCAAGGACTTTGCAGTAAGAGTGTGCTACGCCGATGCGAGTAGCGGTGCTGATATCGATATTAATGTTTCAGAGTCTCTTATTGCGGACGTAAGTAGCGGTGCAGACATTTCCTATTCCGGAAATCCAACAGTAGAAAAAAACAAATCCTATTCAGGAAGGGTCCATAAAGATTAA